The sequence TCGCGCGGGTGGAGGTCAGCCGACCTCCACCAGGCGCTCGCGCAGCTTGTGGATTTCGTCGCGCACCGCCGCGGCGGATTCGAACTCCAGATCGCGAGCCAACTGGTACATCTTCTCCTCCAACTGGCGGATGCGCTTGGTGATCTCGCTCGGCGAGCGCAGTTCGCCCTCGTAGCGACCACTCTCCTCCGCCACCTTGGCCACGCCGCGACGCTTGCCCTTGGCACCTGGGACTGTGGCGCCTTCGAGGATGTCCTTGATGTCCTTCTTCACGCCCTTGGGCACGATGCCGTGCTTCTCGTTGAAGGCGATCTGCTTGTTGCGGCGCCGCTCGGTTTCACCCATGGCGCGTTGCATCGAACCCGTGATGTTGTCGGCGTAGAGGATCGCCTTGCCATTGAGGTTGCGCGCCGCGCGGCCGATGGTCTGGATCAGCGAGCGCTCCGAACGCAGGAACCCTTCCTTGTCCGCGTCGAGGATCGCCACCAGCGACACCTCGGGCATGTCCAGCCCCTCGCGCAGCAGGTTGATGCCGACCAGCACGTCGAAGGCGCCGGTGCGCAGGTCGCGGATGATCTCCATGCGCTCGACGGTGTCGATGTCCGAGTGCAGGTAACGCACGCGCACGTCGTGGTCGCCCAGGTAATCGGTGAGGTCCTCGGCCATGCGCTTGGTCAGGGTGGTGACCAGCACGCGCTCCTCCTGGGCCACGCGCAGGCGGATCTCCGAAAGCAGGTCGTCGACCTGAGTGGACGCGGGGCGCACCTCGATCTGCGGGTCGACCAGACCAGTCGGACGCACCACCTGCTCGATCACCCGCCCGGCATGCTGCTCTTCATAAGGGCCGGGTGTCGCCGAGACGAAGATGGTCTGCGGGCTGATCGCCTCCCACTCCTCGAAACGCAGCGGCCGGTTGTCCAGCGCCGAGGGCAGGCGGAAACCGTACTCGACCAGGGTTTCCTTGCGTGAGCGGTCGCCTTTGTACATGGCGCCGACCTGCGGAACGCTGACGTGGGATTCGTCGATCACCAGCAGCGAGTTGGCCGGCAGGTAATCGTAGAGGGTCGGCGGCGGCTCGCCGGGACCGCGCCCGGAGAGATAGCGCGAGTAGTTCTCGATGCCGTTGCAGTAGCCCAGCTCGAGAATCATCTCCAGGTCGAAGCGGGTGCGCTGCTCCAGGCGCTGCGCTTCGACCAGCTTGTTGTTGTTGCGCAGGTAGTCCAGGCGCACCTTGAGCTCTTCCTTGATCTGCTCCACCGCCTCCATCAGCGTTTCGCGCGGGGTCACGTAGTGGCTCTTGGGATAGAAGGTGAAGCGCGGCAACTTGCGGATCACTTCGCCGGTCAGCGGATCGAAGGCGGAGATGTTCTCCACCTCGTCGTCGAACAGCTCGACGCGGATGGCCTCCAGGTCGGATTCCGCCGGGAAGACGTCGATCACGTCGCCGCGCACGCGGAAACTGGCGCGGGCGAAGTCCATGTCGTTGCGGGTGTACTGCAGGCTGGTCAGGCGGCGCAGCAGCTCACGCTGGTCCATCCGATCGCCGCGATCCAGGTGCAGGACCATCTTCAGGTAGGACGCCGGGTCGCCCAGACCGTAAATGGACGACACGGTGCAAACGATGATCGCGTCCTCGCGCTCCAGCAATGCCTTGGTCGCCGACAGACGCATCTGCTCGATGTGGTCATTGATCGACGAATCCTTCTCGATATAGGTATCGGAGGACGGTACGTAGGCTTCTGGCTGGTAATAGTCGTAGTAAGAAACGAAGTACTCGACCGCATTGTTCGGGAAGAAGGTCTTGAATTCGCCGTAGAGCTGCGCAGCCAGCGTCTTGTTCGGCGCCAGGACCATGGTCGGCCGCTGCACCTGGGCAATGACGTTGGCGATGCTGAAGGTCTTGCCGGAGCCAGTCACCCCCAGCAGGGTCTGGTGCGACAGCCCCGCTTCCAGCCCTTCCACCATCTGTCGGATGGCTTCCGGCTGATCACCGGCGGGCTTGAAGCGCGAATCCAGCTGGAATGACGACATGGGGAACCTCGCTTTGGCGTGTGACGCTTCGGTCGCCAAAGCGTCATACCAGTCGAAAAGCATGCGCGACAACTCGCCGCCTGCCATAGAGGCCTATATAATACCGGCCCGTCGACGCAACCCCCAGCGCCGTGAGCGGGCGGGTTGCAATTGCACTTCACTCCCGCCTTAGAGCTGCTGCCAAAATGAGTCTGTTCTCCGCTGTCGAAATGGCCCCTCGCGACCCCATCCTGGGCCTGAACGAAGCTTTCAACGCCGATACCCGTCCGGGCAAGATCAACCTGGGCGTTGGTGTGTACTACAACGAGGAGGGTCGCCTCCCGTTGCTGCGCGCCGTGCAGGCCGCGGAGAAAGCCCGCATCGAGGCACATGCCCCGCGCGGCTACCTGCCGATCGAAGGCATCGCCGCCTACGACCAGGGCGTGCAGAAGCTGCTGTTCGGTGCTGACTCCGAACTGCTGGCCGAAGGCCGCGTGGTCACCACCCAGGCCGTCGGCGGCACTGGCGCTCTGAAAACCGGTGCCGACTTCCTCAAGCGCCTGCTCCCGAACGCCACCGTCGCCATCAGCGACCCGAGCTGGGAAAACCACCGCGCCCTGTTCGAATCCGCCGGCTTCCCGGTGAAGAACTACCGCTACTACGACGCCGCCACCCACGGCGTGAACCGTGCCGGCCTGCTGGAAGACCTGAACGCCCTGCCGTCGCAGTCGATCGTGGTCCTGCACGCCTGCTGCCATAACCCGACTGGCGTCGACCTGACCATGGACGACTGGAAACAGGTCCTGGACGTGCTCAAGGCCAAAGGCCACGTGCCCTTCCTAGACATCGCCTACCAGGGCTTCGGTGACGGCATCGACGAAGACGCCGCTGCGGTGCGCCTGTTCGCCAAGTCGGGGCTGAACTTCTTCGTGTCCAGCTCCTTCTCCAAGTCGTTCTCGCTGTACGGTGAGCGCGTCGGTGCGCTGTCGGTCGTGACCAACAGCCGCGAGGAGTCCGCGCGCGTCCTGTCCCAGGTCAAGCGCGTGATCCGCACCAACTACTCCAACCCGCCGACTCACGGCGCCAGCGTCGTTGCAGCCGTGCTGAACAGCCCGGAACTGCGTGCCGACTGGGAAGCGGAACTGGGTGAAATGCGCGGCCGCATCCGCGCCATGCGTGAAGCCATGGTCCAGCAGCTGGCCAACCTGGGCGCCAAGCGCGACTTCAGCTTTGTCGCCGAGCAGCGCGGCATGTTCTCCTACTCCGGCTTGACCGCCGAGCAGGTCGAGCGCCTGAAGAACGAGTTCGGCATCTACGCCGTCAGCACCGGTCGCATCTGCGTTGCCGCGCTGAACAACGGCAACCTGGACACCGTCACCCGCGCCATCGCCCAGGTCCTGTAAAAAACTGACGGGAAGTCGCATTCAGAATGTTGACTTCCCCTTTTTAATCAGTAAGATACGCACCGTTGTTCCGCGATAGCTCAGTCGGTAGAGCAAATGACTGTTAATCATTGGGTCCCTGGTTCGAGTCCAGGTCGCGGAGCCAAATTCAAAAGCCCTCGGCACATGCCGGGGGCTTTTTCTTTTAGGGCTCCTGAACTCTCGCCAACCCCAAGGTGATCCCACGCGCCGAGCCCGCCAAAAGCAAAGCCCCCGGCACAGGCCGAGGGCTTTTCGTTTCAGGATGACTCTTCGGGTTATTCGAGACTCAGCATCGCACGGTTACGTTCCATGAGCGCCTTGCCCACGCCCTTCACTTCCAGCAGCTGATCGACCGAAGTGAACGGGCCGTTCTGTTCGCGGTAGGCCACTATCGCCTCGGCCTTCACCTTGCCAATGCCCTTGAGCTCGCGCTGCAGGGTCTCTGCGTTCGCAGTGTTGATATTCACCGCCTTCGCTACTTCGCCAATCGGCTTGACCGTCTCTCCTGTCGGTTTCACCGCAGTCGCCGCAGCAGATTGTGCGGCCTCCGTTTTAGGGGCGCTGACGGCGATACCGGAGATAGAAACAGTGGACAGCAGAACGAACAGCAGTGCTGAAATCTTGCGCATGGTCACTCTCCTAGGAGTCGAAGGGTTGAGCGAGCCTTGATCGGGCTCGCCCCAGCACCTTCGACGCCGGGAGTGCACAGGAAAAGAGTGCGAGGCGGTCCTGGAAGGTATTTAGCCGTTTCCGGTAGCCGGATCGGAAATGCGCCTACAAATCGGCGAGCGTTCCTGCAATGGGCTTACGGCTCCATCCGCCGCTGCTGATGCAGCAGGTCGACGATCTCGCCATCCGGGCTGTAACCGTTAACGGTTTCGCGCAATAGCATGCGTACCTGCGGATAATCGCCACGATCAACCGCGCCTTGCAGAGTTTCCAGAACAATCCTGAAGCTATCCCAGGTCAGCAGCTCTTCGTTGGCTTTCATGATCATCGGATGATCGGTCGCACTGACCTCATCACCGATCAGCAGCTCTTCATAGAGCTTCTCACCAGGGCGCAAGCCGCTGAACTCGATGGCGATGTCGCCATGCGGGGTCGTCTCGGAGCGAACGCTCAGCCCTGACAGGTGGATCATTCGCTGCGCCAGCTCGAGAATTTTCACTGGCTGCCCCATGTCGAGCACGAAGACATCTCCGCCGCGCCCCATGGAACCGGCCTGAATCACCAGTTGCGCCGCCTCGGGGATGGTCATGAAGTAACGGGTAATCGACGGATGCGTGACGGTCACCGGCCCGCCGCGACGGATCTGCTCGCGGAACAACGGAATGACAGAGCCCGACGAGCCCAGGACATTGCCGAAACGCACCATGGTGAATCGAGTCTTGTTGACCTGGTGCACGGCGCTTCGATCACCAAAGAGCACGGGAGCGGACTCCTGACTCAGGGCCTGCAGGATCATTTCCGCCAGGCGCTTAGTGCCGCCCATGACGTTCGTCGGACGCACCGCCTTGTCCGTAGAGATCAGTACGAAGTTCTGCACTCCAGCCTGAATCGACGCCTGGGCAGCATGCAGGGTACCGAAGACATTATTCAGCACACCTTCGGAGATGTTGTGCTCGACGATAGGCACATGCTTGTAGGCCGCCGCGTGATAGACGGTGTTGACCTTCCAACTGCGCATGACGTCGAGCAGGCGATCCGAGTTACGCACGGAGCCGAGGATTGGGACTAGTTGAGTCGCCAGTGACTCGCGCTTGATGCGCAGCTCGAGCTCCTGGTGAATGGCGTAGAGGTTGAATTCGCTGTGCTCGAAGAGGACCAATGCAGTCGGGCTGCAGGACAGGATCTGCCGGCAAAGCTCCGAACCGATCGAGCCCCCCGCACCGGTCACCATCACCGCTTGACCGCGAATGCAGTGCTCCAGCAGCTCCTTGCGCGGCGCGACCGGGTCGCGGCCCAGCAAGTCGGCAATGTCCACCTCCTGGATGTCGTCGACCTTCACACGTCCGTTG is a genomic window of Pseudomonas knackmussii B13 containing:
- the uvrB gene encoding excinuclease ABC subunit UvrB, with amino-acid sequence MSSFQLDSRFKPAGDQPEAIRQMVEGLEAGLSHQTLLGVTGSGKTFSIANVIAQVQRPTMVLAPNKTLAAQLYGEFKTFFPNNAVEYFVSYYDYYQPEAYVPSSDTYIEKDSSINDHIEQMRLSATKALLEREDAIIVCTVSSIYGLGDPASYLKMVLHLDRGDRMDQRELLRRLTSLQYTRNDMDFARASFRVRGDVIDVFPAESDLEAIRVELFDDEVENISAFDPLTGEVIRKLPRFTFYPKSHYVTPRETLMEAVEQIKEELKVRLDYLRNNNKLVEAQRLEQRTRFDLEMILELGYCNGIENYSRYLSGRGPGEPPPTLYDYLPANSLLVIDESHVSVPQVGAMYKGDRSRKETLVEYGFRLPSALDNRPLRFEEWEAISPQTIFVSATPGPYEEQHAGRVIEQVVRPTGLVDPQIEVRPASTQVDDLLSEIRLRVAQEERVLVTTLTKRMAEDLTDYLGDHDVRVRYLHSDIDTVERMEIIRDLRTGAFDVLVGINLLREGLDMPEVSLVAILDADKEGFLRSERSLIQTIGRAARNLNGKAILYADNITGSMQRAMGETERRRNKQIAFNEKHGIVPKGVKKDIKDILEGATVPGAKGKRRGVAKVAEESGRYEGELRSPSEITKRIRQLEEKMYQLARDLEFESAAAVRDEIHKLRERLVEVG
- a CDS encoding amino acid aminotransferase is translated as MSLFSAVEMAPRDPILGLNEAFNADTRPGKINLGVGVYYNEEGRLPLLRAVQAAEKARIEAHAPRGYLPIEGIAAYDQGVQKLLFGADSELLAEGRVVTTQAVGGTGALKTGADFLKRLLPNATVAISDPSWENHRALFESAGFPVKNYRYYDAATHGVNRAGLLEDLNALPSQSIVVLHACCHNPTGVDLTMDDWKQVLDVLKAKGHVPFLDIAYQGFGDGIDEDAAAVRLFAKSGLNFFVSSSFSKSFSLYGERVGALSVVTNSREESARVLSQVKRVIRTNYSNPPTHGASVVAAVLNSPELRADWEAELGEMRGRIRAMREAMVQQLANLGAKRDFSFVAEQRGMFSYSGLTAEQVERLKNEFGIYAVSTGRICVAALNNGNLDTVTRAIAQVL
- a CDS encoding ComEA family DNA-binding protein: MRKISALLFVLLSTVSISGIAVSAPKTEAAQSAAATAVKPTGETVKPIGEVAKAVNINTANAETLQRELKGIGKVKAEAIVAYREQNGPFTSVDQLLEVKGVGKALMERNRAMLSLE
- a CDS encoding polysaccharide biosynthesis protein, with the translated sequence MLRERLLRLPRRQKRILQVITDVFLVWAALWLAFVVRLGTDDLTYAFREHSWLFFAAPLIAIPLFIRFGMYRAVMRYLGNDALIAIGKAVTIAALVLSLVVYWNRAVTVMVPRSLVFNYWWLSLLMVGGLRLAMRQYFMGDWYSAVQAVPFFSKQDDGLTKVAIYGAGSAGNQLVAALRLGRAMRPVAFIDDDDEIINRVIAGLRVYKPKHIQQLIEETGAQEILLAIPSASRARRREILGLLEPYPLHVRSVPGFIDLANGRVKVDDIQEVDIADLLGRDPVAPRKELLEHCIRGQAVMVTGAGGSIGSELCRQILSCSPTALVLFEHSEFNLYAIHQELELRIKRESLATQLVPILGSVRNSDRLLDVMRSWKVNTVYHAAAYKHVPIVEHNISEGVLNNVFGTLHAAQASIQAGVQNFVLISTDKAVRPTNVMGGTKRLAEMILQALSQESAPVLFGDRSAVHQVNKTRFTMVRFGNVLGSSGSVIPLFREQIRRGGPVTVTHPSITRYFMTIPEAAQLVIQAGSMGRGGDVFVLDMGQPVKILELAQRMIHLSGLSVRSETTPHGDIAIEFSGLRPGEKLYEELLIGDEVSATDHPMIMKANEELLTWDSFRIVLETLQGAVDRGDYPQVRMLLRETVNGYSPDGEIVDLLHQQRRMEP